In Desulfatiglans anilini DSM 4660, a single genomic region encodes these proteins:
- the polA gene encoding DNA polymerase I, producing MPDRLVTVYLVDGSSYLHRAYHAIRNLSNSKGFPTNAVFGFTKMLLKLLAERNPERLAVVFDAKGRNFRHAIYAAYKENRPPMAEDLVVQVPVLKEIVSLLSVQMVEKEGYEADDLIGTYARLLEEKGCSVVIVSGDKDFRQLISPRISLWDPSKDVVTDYEGLKRTYGFEPVRFVDVMGLSGDSTDNIPGVPGIGEKTAVELIRAFGSFDGVFKNLGQIKKKKLRENLEKYREQAYLSRRLVAIERFADTGDAPMDLRIGEPDRERLAQVFRELEFHALWEQFMPRLAEKDVPLRLCLTKSGWQMLKDSVRAAESMVMVVLTSESDPLQSPIAGIALFTPDEGFSYVPLNRKDRGDSPGLSWEEIEKDLAQLLEGEKLGVTGHDLKVTAEVFALKGLKLRRLEFDTMLAAYVVNPGLKRYDLRALAQYYLNLPMTAEEELLGKGRNALSFSEIPLEKASRYSCERLQVILSLKEDLSKRLAEHRNEDLFREIEMRLIPVLVDMELRGVKLDQAVFRNLSKDYAGRMAQIEKEIFTEAGMEFNIQSSQQLGFVLFEKMQLPVQRKTNKTKHYSTDVHVLRRLANGASRIPELVLEYRTLSKLKSTYLDALLKMVNPSTGRIHTSFNQAVTATGRLSSSNPNLQNIPARGDTGREIRRGFIAEEGFRLVSADYSQVELRVFAHYSGDQAFLDAFRSGEDIHRRTASELMGVQPDAVTPDMRRIAKTINFGIIYGMGPRKLSEQLEIDVTTAKHYIERYYSRYSGVVQYREAMISKARRDGFVTTLFNRRRYLPDIDHKNQMIRAEAERMAVNTPIQGTAADLIKMAMIRIHERLEPDRPVCRMLLQVHDELLFEVAAEETERLMPMIRREMEDVYPLKVPLLVDIREGANWDEVH from the coding sequence ATGCCCGATCGTCTTGTCACCGTCTATCTCGTTGATGGCAGTTCCTATCTGCACAGAGCGTACCATGCCATAAGGAATCTGTCCAATTCGAAGGGATTTCCTACCAATGCCGTTTTCGGATTCACCAAGATGCTGCTCAAACTCTTGGCTGAAAGGAATCCAGAACGTCTGGCGGTTGTGTTCGACGCCAAAGGCCGCAATTTCAGACATGCCATCTACGCTGCATACAAGGAAAACCGCCCGCCGATGGCTGAGGATCTTGTCGTTCAGGTGCCGGTGCTGAAAGAGATCGTCAGTTTGCTGAGTGTGCAGATGGTTGAAAAGGAAGGATACGAGGCCGACGATCTGATCGGAACGTATGCCCGTCTTCTGGAGGAGAAGGGTTGCAGTGTTGTCATCGTCAGTGGAGACAAGGATTTCAGGCAGCTGATTTCGCCGCGCATCAGCCTTTGGGATCCGTCCAAGGATGTGGTTACGGACTATGAAGGCCTCAAACGGACGTACGGGTTCGAACCGGTCCGTTTTGTCGATGTTATGGGGCTTTCCGGCGACAGCACCGACAATATCCCAGGCGTTCCCGGCATCGGGGAGAAGACGGCCGTCGAATTGATCAGGGCCTTTGGTTCTTTCGATGGCGTGTTTAAAAATCTTGGCCAAATCAAGAAGAAGAAGCTGCGCGAGAATCTCGAGAAATACCGGGAGCAGGCCTATTTGAGCAGGCGCCTGGTTGCCATCGAGCGGTTTGCGGATACAGGTGATGCCCCAATGGATTTGCGAATCGGGGAACCGGACCGCGAACGTCTGGCCCAGGTTTTCAGGGAATTGGAGTTCCATGCTTTATGGGAGCAATTCATGCCCCGTCTTGCGGAGAAAGATGTGCCTCTGCGCCTCTGTCTGACAAAGTCGGGTTGGCAAATGTTGAAGGACTCGGTCCGCGCGGCGGAGTCAATGGTGATGGTGGTCTTGACATCCGAGAGTGATCCTCTTCAGTCGCCGATTGCAGGAATCGCGCTTTTCACGCCTGATGAGGGCTTTTCCTATGTGCCGTTGAACCGTAAGGACCGTGGGGACTCGCCCGGGCTCAGCTGGGAGGAGATCGAAAAGGATCTGGCCCAACTGCTTGAAGGCGAAAAACTCGGGGTGACCGGGCACGATTTGAAAGTGACCGCTGAGGTGTTCGCCTTAAAGGGCCTGAAGCTGCGGCGGTTGGAATTCGACACGATGCTTGCGGCCTACGTCGTCAATCCAGGGCTCAAGCGTTACGATCTGCGGGCCCTGGCTCAGTACTACTTGAATTTGCCGATGACCGCCGAGGAGGAGCTTCTGGGTAAAGGCCGGAACGCCCTGTCCTTTTCCGAAATCCCTTTGGAAAAAGCCTCCCGCTATTCCTGCGAGAGGCTCCAGGTCATCCTGTCGCTTAAAGAAGATTTGTCGAAGAGACTCGCGGAACATCGGAACGAAGATTTATTCCGCGAAATCGAAATGAGGTTGATCCCCGTTCTGGTCGACATGGAACTGCGCGGGGTCAAGTTGGATCAAGCGGTTTTCCGGAACCTATCCAAGGATTACGCCGGCAGGATGGCGCAGATCGAAAAGGAGATCTTTACCGAAGCCGGGATGGAGTTCAATATTCAATCTTCTCAGCAGCTTGGATTCGTCCTTTTCGAGAAGATGCAGCTGCCGGTTCAGCGAAAGACCAACAAGACGAAGCATTATTCCACGGATGTCCATGTGTTGAGGAGACTGGCGAATGGTGCTTCCCGGATTCCTGAACTGGTGTTGGAATACCGAACCCTGTCCAAGTTGAAATCGACCTATCTGGATGCCCTTTTGAAGATGGTGAATCCATCCACCGGAAGGATTCACACATCGTTCAATCAGGCAGTGACGGCAACGGGGCGTCTGAGCAGCAGCAACCCGAATTTGCAGAATATCCCTGCCCGGGGCGATACCGGACGCGAAATCCGCAGAGGGTTTATCGCTGAGGAAGGATTCCGGCTGGTCTCCGCGGACTACAGCCAGGTGGAGCTGCGTGTCTTTGCACACTATTCCGGCGACCAGGCCTTTCTGGACGCTTTTCGCAGCGGCGAAGACATCCATCGGCGTACGGCCTCCGAGCTGATGGGGGTGCAGCCCGATGCCGTCACTCCGGACATGAGGCGCATCGCCAAGACCATCAATTTCGGGATTATTTACGGCATGGGGCCGAGAAAATTGAGTGAGCAGCTTGAAATTGATGTGACGACTGCCAAACATTACATCGAACGTTACTACTCCCGATACAGCGGAGTTGTCCAGTACCGGGAGGCGATGATCTCGAAGGCCCGGCGGGATGGCTTCGTGACGACGCTTTTCAACCGCCGCCGGTATCTTCCGGATATCGATCATAAAAATCAGATGATCCGAGCGGAGGCCGAGCGGATGGCGGTGAACACGCCGATTCAGGGGACCGCCGCCGACCTCATCAAGATGGCGATGATTCGCATCCATGAGCGCTTGGAGCCGGATCGACCCGTGTGCCGGATGCTGCTCCAGGTCCACGACGAATTGCTCTTCGAGGTGGCTGCGGAAGAGACGGAGCGGCTCATGCCGATGATCCGCCGGGAGATGGAGGATGTTTATCCGTTGAAGGTTCCGTTGCTTGTCGATATCCGGGAAGGCGCGAATTGGGACGAAGTCCATTGA
- a CDS encoding radical SAM protein: MPRYVFGPVPSRRLGLSLGIDLLPPKTCSFDCLYCEVGRTTLKLSEPQPLVPVAEVLAEARSILETATTDVITLAGSGEPTLHSGIGEVIAGLRDLSLKPVVLLTNGSLFWREEVVHRVLAADVIMPTLCSAYPETFARIHRPHPDITLDKVIRGIRSLRHAYAGRLAVEVVLLAGINDTPQEIEALKGVLDELRADAVYLNTVARPPSDPTARAVAREKLKAVRTFLGESAEMVVSKPLAAGSGKGLSAVEVLIEMIKRRPLRLMDVCSSLGLTKDAAEALIRGFEVKGLIRSRKQSGEVYYTSTEDDGR; this comes from the coding sequence ATGCCTAGGTATGTTTTCGGGCCGGTGCCTTCGAGGCGGCTGGGTCTGTCCCTGGGCATCGATCTTCTGCCCCCGAAAACCTGCTCATTCGACTGCCTGTACTGCGAGGTGGGCCGCACGACATTGAAACTGAGTGAGCCGCAGCCGCTGGTTCCTGTGGCGGAGGTCCTTGCCGAGGCCAGGTCCATCCTGGAGACAGCGACCACCGATGTCATTACACTGGCGGGCTCTGGTGAACCGACCTTGCACAGCGGCATCGGCGAGGTCATCGCTGGACTTCGGGATTTGAGTTTAAAACCCGTCGTGCTGCTGACGAACGGGTCCCTTTTTTGGCGGGAGGAGGTCGTCCACAGAGTTCTGGCGGCGGATGTGATCATGCCTACCTTGTGCAGCGCCTATCCCGAGACCTTCGCCCGGATCCATCGTCCGCACCCCGATATCACCCTCGATAAGGTGATTCGCGGGATCCGGTCTCTAAGGCACGCTTATGCGGGACGCCTGGCCGTGGAGGTCGTTCTGCTGGCCGGTATCAACGACACGCCCCAGGAGATCGAGGCATTGAAAGGCGTTTTGGACGAGCTTCGTGCTGATGCCGTGTACCTGAACACGGTTGCAAGGCCTCCATCCGATCCCACGGCCAGGGCGGTCGCTCGGGAGAAGCTGAAGGCCGTCAGGACGTTTCTAGGCGAGAGTGCTGAAATGGTTGTATCGAAGCCGCTGGCAGCCGGTTCGGGAAAAGGGCTTTCGGCTGTGGAGGTCCTGATCGAGATGATCAAAAGAAGGCCTCTCAGATTAATGGATGTCTGTTCATCCCTCGGGTTGACGAAGGATGCCGCTGAAGCCCTGATCAGGGGTTTCGAAGTAAAGGGGCTTATCCGATCCCGGAAACAGAGTGGCGAAGTCTATTATACGAGTACAGAAGACGATGGAAGATGA
- a CDS encoding acyl-CoA dehydratase activase: protein MEDETRASGSGRQGLYAGIDAGSVAVKGIVIDQAGEIVHACPYARHFGKVEEKIQELIAQLYADIGPERFRSISFTGNHARKLAEDLDAFYEFENITQVLGALHVEPKARSIISMGGQDTALFEIGHEAGGASKAGEGEWELAYFNSNGPCASGTGSFIDQQAQRLATALYETEKVVSQEAIDQVLADFIELGSKSQKPAHVACRCTVFTKSDMIHLQNKGERLEDIIFGLHIGNARNYMSTIVSNRRLRAPILFIGGLAMNRLQVQAFKAYFPDLVIPPHATATGALGVALQALRSGHRGVVEEKRLEEIRSLRMVNLPSAQRLILRKTVFPEGNLVASKPLKKKTRVYLGLDIGSTTTKYVLMDENRVIIHKRYVPTQGKPIEVVKELLGDLQSERGGDLEIAGTATTGSGRNVVGDFLNVDLMIDEITAHARGAVEMDAAVDTIFEIGGQDSKYIYIANTHPLDFDMNKVCAAGTGSFLHELSNKYGINIVGEFQDIALSSSAPVPLAERCTVFMESDLVSYLQRGAPVRDLMAGLCYAIVSNYLNRVVGKRRIGERIMFLGGPSLNKAVVAAFENVLGRGLLVPRHREVLGAYGAALSVQELMAYEGKGESSFRGIASAVADNMEYEEKICHADPNCHNQCKLKIYHFDGRRSVWGGECGRYDVTRGRGEKKPNYFALRQRVMDEFLDGVALTLKEGETRLEADGRPTVGLQRALHVHQTAVLWAHFFDRLGFRLVLTPPTTPAISSSGIESMAAETCYPVKVSHGHARMLIGRTRHLFMPFMITMEKPQEVERGFYCPMVQGNTYMLQSALGIDLKKALTPTVYLDRDPKTIAMALTEALGPKLGVHFAETHQALIHALGKQAAFRRRLIEEGDRVRAAMGENEPLVVVTGRPYNLYDERLNLRLGQNLGKIGLTALPMDFLDASAVDLSDFPSMYWGLGAQILRTAKIIKEHDHLFGLHLTNFECGPDSFLEHFYRYIMGDKAYLILELDEHSAVAGVMTRLEAYRNVIENVLRKQQQGFNGALDHRAAN from the coding sequence ATGGAAGATGAGACGCGTGCCTCCGGATCCGGAAGGCAGGGGTTGTATGCCGGCATCGACGCCGGCTCGGTGGCTGTCAAAGGCATCGTCATCGATCAGGCGGGGGAAATTGTCCACGCCTGCCCGTATGCCCGGCATTTTGGGAAGGTCGAGGAGAAGATCCAGGAGTTGATCGCGCAGCTTTACGCGGATATCGGCCCCGAAAGGTTCCGGTCCATATCTTTTACCGGGAACCATGCCCGCAAGCTTGCCGAGGATCTCGACGCTTTTTATGAGTTTGAAAACATCACCCAGGTCCTCGGCGCGCTGCATGTTGAGCCGAAGGCGCGTTCCATCATCAGCATGGGAGGACAGGATACCGCCCTTTTCGAGATCGGACACGAGGCCGGGGGGGCGTCCAAAGCGGGCGAAGGAGAGTGGGAGCTGGCCTATTTCAACTCGAACGGGCCGTGCGCATCCGGAACCGGATCGTTTATCGACCAGCAGGCCCAAAGACTGGCGACGGCCCTCTATGAGACCGAAAAGGTGGTTTCACAGGAGGCCATCGACCAGGTGCTCGCAGATTTTATCGAGCTCGGGTCGAAGAGCCAAAAACCCGCGCATGTTGCCTGCCGGTGTACGGTCTTCACCAAGTCGGACATGATCCACCTGCAGAACAAGGGTGAACGGCTGGAGGATATCATTTTCGGCCTCCATATCGGCAATGCCCGCAATTACATGAGCACGATCGTCTCGAATCGCCGGCTGCGCGCGCCGATCCTTTTCATCGGCGGACTTGCGATGAACCGGCTGCAGGTCCAGGCCTTCAAGGCGTATTTCCCGGATCTCGTCATCCCGCCTCATGCCACCGCGACCGGGGCGCTGGGGGTTGCTTTGCAGGCTCTCAGGAGCGGACACAGAGGGGTTGTCGAGGAGAAAAGACTGGAGGAGATCCGCTCCTTACGGATGGTGAATCTGCCCTCGGCCCAGAGGCTGATTCTGCGGAAAACGGTGTTCCCGGAAGGCAATCTCGTTGCTTCGAAGCCGCTGAAGAAGAAGACGCGCGTCTATCTTGGGCTCGATATCGGATCTACGACGACGAAGTATGTCCTGATGGATGAAAACAGGGTGATCATTCACAAGCGCTACGTGCCGACGCAGGGAAAACCCATCGAGGTGGTGAAAGAACTTTTGGGGGATTTGCAGTCCGAAAGGGGCGGCGATCTGGAAATCGCCGGCACGGCGACCACAGGGTCCGGTCGAAACGTTGTGGGGGATTTTCTCAATGTCGATCTCATGATCGATGAGATCACGGCGCATGCCCGCGGAGCTGTCGAGATGGACGCCGCGGTGGACACGATCTTCGAGATCGGTGGTCAGGATTCGAAATACATCTATATCGCGAATACGCACCCGCTCGATTTCGATATGAACAAGGTCTGCGCCGCCGGGACCGGCAGTTTCCTCCACGAGCTGTCAAACAAGTATGGGATCAACATCGTCGGGGAGTTCCAGGATATCGCTCTTTCATCGTCGGCTCCGGTTCCGTTGGCCGAGCGCTGTACGGTATTCATGGAATCGGACCTGGTTTCCTATCTTCAGCGGGGGGCGCCGGTCAGGGATTTGATGGCGGGGCTCTGCTATGCCATCGTGTCCAACTATCTCAACCGCGTCGTAGGCAAGCGCCGCATCGGAGAGCGGATCATGTTCCTGGGGGGCCCTTCCTTGAACAAGGCGGTTGTGGCTGCCTTTGAAAACGTTCTCGGCAGGGGCCTGCTGGTGCCTCGGCATCGTGAGGTCCTGGGGGCCTACGGTGCGGCTTTGAGTGTTCAGGAACTGATGGCCTACGAAGGAAAGGGCGAGAGTAGTTTCAGAGGTATAGCCAGTGCTGTTGCGGATAACATGGAGTACGAAGAAAAGATCTGCCATGCCGATCCCAATTGCCACAACCAGTGCAAGCTGAAGATTTATCATTTCGACGGGCGGCGGAGCGTGTGGGGCGGCGAATGCGGCCGCTACGATGTAACGCGGGGGCGCGGCGAGAAAAAACCCAATTATTTTGCGCTGAGACAGCGCGTTATGGATGAATTTCTCGACGGCGTGGCGCTGACCCTCAAAGAGGGGGAGACGCGGTTAGAGGCGGACGGGCGACCGACGGTCGGGCTTCAGAGGGCGCTGCACGTGCATCAGACGGCGGTGCTTTGGGCGCATTTTTTCGATCGGTTGGGGTTCAGGCTGGTGTTGACCCCTCCAACGACGCCTGCCATCTCCTCGAGCGGCATCGAATCCATGGCCGCAGAAACGTGCTATCCGGTCAAGGTTTCGCACGGACATGCCCGCATGCTGATCGGCAGGACGCGCCACCTCTTCATGCCCTTCATGATCACCATGGAGAAGCCTCAGGAGGTCGAAAGGGGCTTTTATTGTCCCATGGTGCAGGGCAACACCTATATGCTGCAGTCCGCTTTGGGAATTGATCTGAAGAAGGCGTTGACCCCGACAGTCTACCTCGATCGGGATCCTAAGACCATAGCCATGGCCTTGACCGAGGCCCTGGGCCCAAAGCTCGGCGTGCACTTTGCTGAGACGCACCAGGCCCTGATCCATGCTTTGGGGAAGCAAGCGGCTTTCCGCCGCCGGCTGATAGAGGAAGGCGACCGGGTCAGGGCCGCTATGGGTGAAAACGAGCCGCTCGTTGTGGTGACAGGCAGACCCTACAATCTATATGATGAAAGGCTCAATCTGCGTCTTGGGCAGAATTTGGGGAAGATTGGTTTGACAGCCCTGCCAATGGATTTCCTTGATGCGTCGGCAGTGGATCTTTCCGACTTTCCCAGCATGTATTGGGGCTTGGGCGCACAGATCCTCAGGACGGCGAAGATCATCAAGGAGCACGATCACCTCTTCGGTCTGCATCTGACCAACTTCGAGTGTGGGCCGGATTCCTTTCTGGAGCATTTTTACCGCTATATCATGGGGGACAAGGCCTACCTCATTCTGGAACTGGATGAGCACAGCGCTGTAGCTGGTGTGATGACGCGTCTGGAGGCCTATCGAAACGTTATTGAAAACGTGCTGCGAAAGCAGCAGCAAGGGTTCAACGGTGCCCTGGACCACAGGGCAGCCAATTAA
- a CDS encoding CoA activase, whose amino-acid sequence MNETAANVIRFQALTERVGRVNLRNKTFLIPQMNRIGSHLLAATFRGFGIRAQVMETFKGLDLGKEYTSGKECFPCQVTTGDILYHMKKEKERLGDAFRADDYVYFMPEADGPCRFGMYNKYQRIVLDSFPDLESLRIGSLTTKDGYALDGLIERHRVRDLRKSAYFSVIVGDILDRLLWRVRPYERRPGVTDAFIEQAMQRMEQAFERHAAKKDFDAILGRLGEIVEEGRGLVDPAIPPKPLIGLVGEIYLRTHVEANQDLIRLLERYGGEVVNASLAEWMNYTSYDRLREARKDFVTALRQLRMAPLKEALNRIISYGGDLFYQEYRQRQVYRFAKSRIDLLEDHRIAHLDKLLRHTNLFSFDVGTEACLSIPGIVEYAKSGFNGVVNVYPFTCMPSTITSAVIKPVINRYKIPYLDTPYDSSSQPGREATIRTFMYQAHQHFQRNGRLRKESHFAP is encoded by the coding sequence ATGAACGAAACAGCCGCCAATGTGATAAGGTTTCAGGCGCTTACCGAACGGGTAGGCCGGGTGAACCTTCGGAACAAGACCTTTCTGATCCCCCAGATGAACCGGATCGGCTCGCATCTCCTGGCGGCGACCTTTCGCGGTTTCGGCATCCGTGCCCAGGTGATGGAAACATTCAAGGGGCTCGACCTCGGGAAGGAGTATACCTCGGGGAAGGAATGTTTCCCCTGCCAGGTGACGACGGGAGACATCCTGTACCACATGAAAAAGGAAAAAGAGCGGCTTGGAGATGCCTTCAGGGCCGATGATTACGTCTATTTCATGCCGGAAGCGGATGGCCCCTGCCGTTTCGGCATGTACAACAAGTATCAGCGCATCGTATTGGATTCCTTTCCCGATCTGGAGAGTTTGAGGATCGGGTCGTTGACGACCAAGGACGGGTATGCGCTCGATGGGCTGATCGAGCGCCATCGGGTGCGGGACCTGCGCAAATCGGCCTACTTTTCGGTCATCGTCGGGGATATTCTCGACCGCCTTTTGTGGCGCGTTCGACCCTATGAACGCCGACCGGGTGTGACGGATGCCTTTATCGAGCAGGCCATGCAGCGGATGGAGCAGGCTTTCGAGCGGCATGCCGCGAAGAAGGATTTCGATGCGATCCTGGGGCGGCTCGGGGAGATCGTCGAGGAGGGACGCGGCCTGGTCGATCCGGCCATCCCTCCGAAGCCTCTGATTGGCTTGGTGGGTGAGATCTATCTGCGCACCCACGTGGAAGCCAACCAGGATTTGATCCGGTTGCTCGAGAGGTACGGCGGAGAGGTGGTGAACGCATCGCTCGCCGAATGGATGAACTACACGAGTTACGACCGTTTGCGTGAAGCCCGGAAGGATTTCGTCACCGCTCTGCGCCAGCTCCGCATGGCCCCCCTGAAAGAGGCTCTCAACAGAATCATCAGCTACGGGGGGGATTTGTTCTATCAGGAGTATCGTCAACGGCAGGTCTACCGTTTTGCAAAGAGCAGGATCGACTTGCTGGAAGACCATCGCATCGCGCATCTGGACAAGCTGCTGCGGCACACAAACCTGTTCAGCTTCGATGTAGGGACTGAAGCCTGTTTGAGCATACCCGGCATTGTCGAGTATGCGAAAAGCGGATTCAACGGCGTGGTGAATGTCTATCCTTTCACCTGCATGCCGAGCACGATCACGTCGGCTGTTATCAAACCCGTCATCAATCGCTACAAGATTCCATACCTGGACACGCCGTACGACTCCAGTTCCCAGCCCGGAAGAGAAGCGACCATCAGAACGTTTATGTATCAAGCCCATCAACACTTCCAACGAAATGGAAGGTTACGGAAGGAGAGTCATTTCGCCCCATGA
- a CDS encoding Rne/Rng family ribonuclease encodes MKTKMLINAVESEEYRVAIVTDNVLDGFYIESTASEQKIGNIYKATIERIEPSLQACFVNFGADKNGFLPSADIHPEYYHTPYDPSSDGPPPPLEKVLKKGQELLVQVIKEMPGRKGAHLTTFLSLAGRYLVLTPGREMGGVSKKIEDEKERVRLKAVMSEFTLPEGVGFIVRTAALKQNKRELSRDLNRLLRMWENIRKAAREVLPLTLIHKEQDVCLRTLRDYFTGEITEVLVDDKDTYANVKSYMKIISPAHQNRVKLYKDKRPIFDHYKIEEQIEAIYRSEVPLKSGGSIVIDQTEALISIDVNSGRGKSGKDIETTAFKTNTEAAVEVARQLRLRDMGGLVVIDFIDMRDKNHNRDVEKMLREEMKKDRAKTDMSHISKFGLLELSRQRLRPSIESRSYQTCPHCQGRGIVPSVESAAISFLRQIWLGITTKEVNQVRGILSLDVATYLQNKKRHELAELESRYGVCINLKGDPLLPPGKGQIEFLQETQPKENGSA; translated from the coding sequence ATGAAGACCAAAATGCTTATCAACGCGGTGGAATCGGAGGAGTACCGGGTAGCCATCGTCACCGACAATGTTTTGGACGGTTTTTACATCGAGAGCACCGCCTCCGAGCAGAAGATCGGAAATATCTACAAGGCTACCATAGAACGAATAGAACCCAGTTTGCAGGCATGTTTCGTAAATTTCGGGGCTGACAAGAACGGGTTTCTGCCCTCTGCAGATATTCATCCAGAGTACTATCATACACCATACGATCCGTCTTCCGACGGACCGCCGCCGCCGCTCGAAAAAGTCCTCAAGAAAGGGCAGGAGCTGCTCGTGCAGGTGATCAAAGAGATGCCGGGCCGCAAAGGAGCTCATCTCACAACCTTTTTGTCGCTTGCGGGTCGTTATCTCGTTCTCACACCGGGCCGGGAGATGGGTGGCGTTTCCAAGAAGATCGAAGACGAAAAAGAGAGGGTGCGGTTAAAAGCGGTCATGTCGGAGTTCACCCTCCCCGAAGGGGTGGGATTCATCGTGCGGACCGCCGCCCTCAAGCAGAACAAGCGGGAGCTGTCCAGAGATCTGAACCGGCTTCTGCGCATGTGGGAAAACATCCGGAAGGCGGCGAGAGAGGTGCTCCCTCTGACCTTGATTCACAAAGAGCAGGATGTCTGCCTCAGGACCCTTCGGGACTACTTCACTGGCGAGATCACGGAAGTGCTGGTGGATGACAAGGACACCTACGCGAACGTCAAGTCCTACATGAAAATCATCTCGCCGGCTCATCAGAACCGGGTGAAGCTTTACAAGGACAAACGCCCCATTTTCGATCATTACAAGATCGAAGAGCAGATCGAGGCGATTTACCGCAGCGAGGTGCCCCTCAAGTCGGGCGGATCTATCGTGATCGATCAGACCGAGGCGCTGATCTCCATCGATGTCAACTCGGGACGGGGCAAAAGCGGCAAGGATATAGAGACCACGGCTTTCAAGACCAATACGGAAGCGGCGGTGGAGGTGGCCCGGCAGCTGCGTCTGCGGGACATGGGCGGCCTCGTCGTGATCGATTTCATCGACATGCGGGACAAGAACCACAACCGGGATGTCGAAAAGATGTTGCGCGAGGAGATGAAGAAAGACCGCGCCAAGACGGACATGTCCCACATCTCCAAGTTCGGACTGCTCGAGTTGTCGCGCCAGCGACTGAGACCGTCGATCGAGTCGCGCAGTTATCAAACCTGTCCCCATTGCCAGGGCCGCGGCATCGTCCCGTCCGTGGAATCCGCGGCCATCTCTTTCCTGCGCCAGATCTGGCTGGGTATTACGACCAAAGAAGTGAATCAGGTGCGGGGGATTTTGTCGCTGGATGTAGCCACCTATCTGCAGAACAAGAAGCGGCATGAGCTTGCCGAGCTCGAATCCCGCTATGGCGTCTGCATCAATCTCAAAGGGGATCCGCTCCTGCCGCCTGGCAAAGGCCAGATCGAATTCCTGCAGGAAACCCAGCCGAAAGAGAATGGATCGGCGTGA